Below is a genomic region from Flammeovirgaceae bacterium SG7u.111.
GCTTCCTCAGTTCCTGTAGTCGAATAACGATCGATCAATTCACTTGCATTTGGATTGAATTTATTAGGACCATTTTCGATCACATCATTCGCCAAATCATAGGTGCTTTGGTAATCATGCATGTGGAAATATACCTTTGAAAGCAAAGCTTTTGCAGCCCATTGGTTAGCATAAATACTATTTTCTGTAGGTAATTTAGCGGCTGCGGCTGCTAGGTCTGCCGTAATTTGGGCATACACTTCAGCTACTGTGTTTCTATCTTTTGCAACAGATTCTGGAGTTGTTCTCAATACAACACCCAAATGGCTATTATCAGCAGTGTAGCCATATGGTTGGGCAAATAGCCTTACCAAATCAAAATAGCACAACGCCCTTAAGAATTTTGCTTCACCTTCTATCCTATCTCTTTCAGTATCTGACAAGCCTTCAAGCTCTAGATTTTGTAGCAAAACATTTGCTCTATAAATCAAGAAATGTGGCTCTGTGAAATATGCTTGTGTGTATCCTGTAAAAATAGAAGTTGACTTATTATAGTAAGCCAAGAAATCAGCGTTATCAAGACTTCCTGGCTTTCCATCTATGTTGTCGCCCATTACCTCTGCAATTGCTTGAGTACGACCACCCATAAAATCACCACCTGAACCTCTAAGCACATCGTAGGTTGCATTGAGTAGCTCCTGTAAATCCTGAGGAGTATTGATTGCTTCTTCTGCAATGATTTCATCACCTGGCTCTAGCTCTAACAAGCTATCGCAAGCTTGTCCGCTCAACATTGCCAGAATGAGAAGTATATATTTAAGATGTTTCATTTTCATTCAAGTTTTTTGGTTGAACTTTTTAGAATTTAAGATTTACTCCAACAGAGACTGCTCTTTCTTGAGGCGGTGTTAGGTAGGTGATATTTGGGCTCAAGTTTCTCCCTTGAGGGCCACTATGATCTCTAACAATCTCTGGGTCTGGACCAGGGTATTTTGTGAAAGTAAGCAAATTGGTACCTGTCACATATACTCTAGCGTTTTGGACAATCTTAGATTTGGTTGGGATGTTGTAACCCAATGTAAGCGTACGTAATCTCAAATAGGACGCATCGTACAAGAACTGGGTAGTGTTCAAGTTCCAGAAACTTGGCAGACCTCCGTAAGTTGTTGGATCTTGTGTAAGCCTTGGGAAAGATGCCTGATCACCTGGTTGTCTCCAACGGTCTACGATATCCCTACGCATATTCCAGTCAGAAACAACACCTAACTGACGCTTGGCCGCATCATCATAAATATTACCTCCAATTGTGAAAGTGAATAAGATATTCAAATCGAAGTTTTTGTAGGCAAAGTTGTTGGTAATACCACCTGTAGCATCTGGCACTACACTTCCTACTGGTACTCTATCGTCGAGGTTAAACTCATACGTTTCGTTTCCTTCTTTGTCCAAAAAAACAGGCAAACCATTCGCTGGATCTACATAAGAGAACCTGTTCAAAAAGTTTACACCTACTGGCAAGCCTTCTACTACACGTG
It encodes:
- a CDS encoding RagB/SusD family nutrient uptake outer membrane protein; protein product: MKHLKYILLILAMLSGQACDSLLELEPGDEIIAEEAINTPQDLQELLNATYDVLRGSGGDFMGGRTQAIAEVMGDNIDGKPGSLDNADFLAYYNKSTSIFTGYTQAYFTEPHFLIYRANVLLQNLELEGLSDTERDRIEGEAKFLRALCYFDLVRLFAQPYGYTADNSHLGVVLRTTPESVAKDRNTVAEVYAQITADLAAAAAKLPTENSIYANQWAAKALLSKVYFHMHDYQSTYDLANDVIENGPNKFNPNASELIDRYSTTGTEEAIFKMVSNANDHRGEQFTAHFRSDGDNPPTLRIARELYEKATADPADLRGQNWYVVEDEGLENEKISVKKFDGKNYFDVPLLHVTELKMVRAEAAAELNMLDEGLADLNDIRMRAGLSEIEGPIGQATLISRIRDEKRKELVAEGVRFHDLRRIGAKGENITINGSPWSCPGMSVQFPDIEIAGAGGTEFFTPNEEGGC